The window CCGAGAATGCCCGTTCATCGTCACTGTTGAAGAAGGCTGCTTGATGGGCGGTTTTGGTTCGGCGGTGCTCGAGGCGGCCTCGGAATTGGGGCTCGATTGCAGCCGGATCAAGCGGCTGGGCATTCCTGATCGGTATGTCGAGCACGGCGAGCGGGCCGAACTGCTGGCCGATCTGGGGCTCGACCAATTGGGCCTGATTGCGACTTGCCGGGCGCTCGCCGAGCAAAGAACGCACGCCTAGCAGCGAATATCATGCATTCCGCCGGCCGAGCTCTTTGGGAGTTGCGGCCCGCTGGCGGGGAACAAATAATGCATAAGCGTGCGAGTTATCGCTCGGAGTACCGAGTTGTTCGGAATACTCGGTGTTCGCCTGATCTGCGGCTCTCATCTTTTTCATGGCACAACGTCACGAGCAAATCGATTCGATCATCCGTGTGGTCACACCGGAAAACATCGCGTTCGAATATCGGCTCGCCGGTCCGTTTCGCCGTTTGCCGGCCCTGCTCATCGACTGGACCATAACCGCCACGGCGATCTTCATCTGCGCAATTGCCATTGCGATTACGTTCGGCGCTTTCATTAGCGGCGGCCTGGCCGAAGCGATGATCTCGATTAGCTTCTTCGTCTTCCGCTGGTTTTACGGCGGTTTGTTCGAAACGTTCATGAACGGCCAAACGCCCGGCAAACGGCTGACCGGCATTCGCGTGCTGACGACCGAAGGTCAGCCGATCAACGGTCTGCAGGCGATCATGCGGAACCTGTTCCGCGGGGCTGATTTGTTTTTGCCGTTGCCGTGCCTCGGCTTGCTGGTGATGACGCTGAACAAGCGGAGCCAACGTCTGGGCGATTTGGTGTCGGGAACGATCGTGGTCGTCGAGCAGAACTCTTGGCTCACCGGCGTGGCGAAGCTTGAAGATCCTCGCGCAATTCAGCTTGCCGGTTATCTGCCGCCGAACTTTATTGTCTCGCGGCCACTCGCTCGCGCATTGGCAACGTATGTCGAACGTCGGCGATTTTTTTCACCGCTCCGCCGCCGCGAAGTCGCCAAGCACTTGGGCGAGCCGCTGTTGGTGCAGTTCGGTTTGCCGGCGGATACGAGTTACGATTTGCTGCTATGCGCGCTTTATTACCGCACGTTCATTGCCGATCGTGGTGAAGACGAACGGCGGCTCGCCGAAGCCACCGCGGCCGCTGCGCAGGTCAATCCGTTCTCGCAGCCATTCGCCACGCCCGCGCAGTTCAATTACAAACCGCCGCCGCTGCCGCAAGAGCAGATGGTGACGATTCCCGCCACGCCGCCTCGGCAGTTCTAAGAAAGTACAGACACGCTATGAAAGTTGTCGAACTGCTGGAACGCCGCCGCCAAAACTGGCAGGAACTGGAACGCTATTGCGACCGGATCAGCCAGTCGACGCTCAACACCGCAGAGATCTCGCGGTTCTCGGCGCTCTATCGCGCAGCGTGCGCCGACCTCGCGCTCTCGAACTCCTATCAGTTGCCCGAAAACACCGTTCAGTATCTTCACAAGCTAGTCGGCCGGGCTCACAACCAGCTCTATCGGGCCAGGCAGTTCGATTACAAAGTCTGGGCCAAGATGCTGCTAGAGGATGTGCCGCAGCGGATCTTCAACGATCGCTGCGTGCAGACGATGTTCGTTTTCTTCTGGGGCTTTTTCATTCTCAGTGCCTGGCTCGCCTATTCAAAAACGGCCTGGCCGGAATTTGCCGAGGAAATGCTCCCGCCCCAGATGCTTGAGCAGATGCAGGAGCACTTCAAGAAGCCGCCAGATGGCTCGGACCGCGACGGCGACACGAACCTGCGAATGGCGGCCTTCTATATCAACCACAACACCGGCATCGGCCTGCAATGCTTCGTCTGGGGCCTGCTTGTGGTTCCCGGTTTGTATATCACGGCCAAGAACGCGGTTTGGCTGGGGGCTGCCTTTGGTTACATGGCCCGCCCCGATGTGCCGCAGGGGGAACACTTTTTTCACTTCGTGCGGGCGCACGGGCCGTTTGAACTAACTGCGATTGTCCTTTCGGCCGGCGCTGGTTTGCGGCTCGGCATGGCCTGGATCATGCCGGGGCAACTTTCGCGCGGCGCGTCGCTGCAAAAGAACGGCGCCGAGATGATGCCGGTGATGTGCGCGGCAATGCTGATGTTTTTGTTCGCGGCGCTCATCGAGGGATTCATATCTCCGTCGTCGGCGCCCATCTGGTTGAAGTCTGGCGTTTGTTTGCTCTCGAGCGCTCTGCTGGGATTCTATTTCGTGGTGCTCGGTTTCCCGCGGAGGCTCCTCAATGCAGCTCGATAATACGCGCATTGCTATCCGCGAACGAAACCTGCTCGAGACGCTCGACCTATCGTTTCGTTTGCTGCGCGAATTCTGGAAGCCCTGGCTAATCTGTTCGCTGCTGGCCATCGTGCCGTTGGCTGCGATCAATGCCCTGCTGCTCAACTGGATGGCCGACGGTCTCGACTTTACCGAGCCCAATGAATGGCCGGTTCGCTATGCCTGGACGATGGCCGTCTTCATTTATTTCGAAGCGCCGCTGGCTTCGGTATTTGTCGTCGCATATCTGGGTCCCGCGGTCTTCATGGAGAACCCGCGGATCAAGCAAGTTGTCTGGGATGCTCTCAAACAATACCCAGCGATCTTTATCTGCCAGTTTCTGTTTCGCGCTGTGCTACCGATCTGGCTGCTCGCACTGGCCTTTGATCGCTTCGAGCCGAACTTTTTACTCGAGTTCGGGCTGATAGTGCTCTTGATGATTCCCTACGTCACGATCATGCGAGCCTTTCGGCCTTACATCAATGAAATCATCGTGCTGGAAAAAAATCCGCTCCGTTCCAAAAATCCGCAGGTGATCACCATCGGCGAACGCAGCTCGCATCTGCATGGCCCTTACAGCAACGACTTGTTCGTCCGCTGGCTGGGCACCGTGCTGGCCACCCTCGTACTGGTGTGGATGGTCGGCACGACGACTTATTTTCTGCAGGCCGTGCTGTTTGCCAGTTATGAATTGAATTGGATTCTCGTTTACATTTGGTATCCCGCCATGTTGTGGACGGTGGTCAGTTTAATTTCGGTGGTGCGGTTTTTGGATTACCTCGACCTCCGAATTCGCCACGAAGGCTGGGAAGTCGAACTGCTGATGAAGGCCGAAGCGCTGCGACTGAAACCAAGCCTGCTCTAAATCATGAAATTCTTCGCCCAGATCGTCATCCTGCTCGCCGCACTCCAGTGCTGGCCGGGAAGACTCTGCGCGCAGGAAGCACCGGCCCGCGAATCGGTGAAAGACGCCCGTAACGCGCTGAACGGTCGCACCCCCTTTCCGTTTTACGATTCGGCCAAAGACGATGTAAAACGCATGAACGTCAAAGCGCCGCCAGATGCCGCGCCCCCCGCGAAGGGAAGTACAACCTGGACTAGAAACGGCACCACGCCCGTGCGCGGCGGCGGCGGACGAGGCGGTGCAAGCGGCCTCGGCGCATTGCTTCAAATAATCGGGGTAGCGCTGTTCACAGCCGTCATCTCCGCCGTGGTCTACTTCCTGGTGAAGGCGTTTCTGCAGGGTGAGCAAACGCAAACCGAAGGGACGAAGTTCATCGATACCTCGAGCGACGTTGACCGCGTCGAGGATTTGCCGTTTCAGATCAAAAAGCCCACCGGCGATTTTCTGTCGGAAGCGCAGCGACTGTACGAAGCGGGCCAATACTCCGAAGCGATCGTGTATCTCTTCAGTTATCAACTGGTCGCCCTCGACAAGCGACATGTCATTCGCCTCGCCAAGGGGAAGACCAACCGGCAGTACCTGCGTGAGACGCGCTCGCGCGAAATGATCAAGCAAGTCCTGCAGCGCACGATGATTTCTTTCGAAGATGTCTTTTTCGGCCATCACAATCTGAGTCGCGAACGCTTCGAGGAGTGTTGGCGGCAGCTCGATGAATTTCATCAGCAACTAGAACGGGTGGAGGCCGCCGCCGCATGAGTGCTGCACCGACCTATCATTCCACCACTGAAGCTGCCGCAGGTGGCAACAAGTGGACGCTGCCGGCGGTCCTGGTGGGCGCCGTGTTGCTTGTTGCCTTTTTGATTTGGCTGTTTCGCAGCGCTCCCGAGTTGGAAACCGGCTACGGCCGGCGGATGGGCAACAATTATCGGGCCAGCGTCAACGGCACGATTGTTCTCTCGGAAATGTTCCGCTACAGCGGCCGCACGGTGACTTCGGTCGACAGGCTCACGCCGAAGCTGCGAAAGTATCAAACCATCGTCTGGTTTCCCGACGACTTTGGTGTGCCGACCGTGGAGCAACGGCAGTTTTTCGAACAGTGGTTGTCAGAAGGTTCCGGCAGGACGCTGATTTACGTCGGTCGCGACTACGACGCAGCGACGGCCTATTGGACAGAAATCCAGGCCGATGCCCCGCAAGATCAACTCGACGAAATCAAACAAAAACGCTCCGAAGCCAAGAGCAAGTTTGCCGAAGAGCGGGCGCGCATGCCCAAGGAAGAATTCGCCCGTTGGTTTGTGCTCCGCGATGGCAAGGCTCGCAAAGTGACTACGCTCGCCGGTCCTTGGGCAGATGGAATCGACGCCAAGCAGGCCGATATTTCGGTCAGCAGCCAGTTGGATAAGCCGACCATAAAGGATCGACCGAAAGACAATAAGGAAGAACTGCCCGAGGATTTCGAGCCGCTGCTGACCAGCGAAAAAGAAACGCTTGTTGCCCGCGTCACCGACAAGTCCTGGTCCGATGGCCAAGTGATTGTCGTCGCCAATGGCAGCATGTTCTTGAACTATCCGCTGATCAATCACGAAAATCGCAAGCTCGCCGGCAAGCTGCTCGACGAATGTGATCCCGACTCGCAAGTTGCGTTTCTGGAAAGTGGCCCGGGCGGACCGCCGATCCAGAAAAAAAGCAGCGAGAAGCAAGACCGCGAATGGCCTTTCCCATTGAACGCGATCGTGTTTCACCTGGTCATGTTTTCGCTCGTCTTTTGCCTGGCTCGCTCGGCGATCTTTGGCCGAGCTCGCGAACTGCCGCTGGAATCGCCTAGCGATTTCGGCCGGCACATTTCCGCCCTCGGCAAGTTGATGCAGCGGACCAAGGACCAGGCCTATGCCTACGCCCGTCTGCAGCAGTATCGCCAGCACGGCAAACGAGACTCCGGCAAGTCACACAAAAAATAACTCAACTACAAAATTACGCCACACCTTTTGCGAATCACCTCTGCATGTCCATCCCTTCACCTGGAAATGACCCGAACTTCATCGAGTTTGCCTGCACCGCCTGTGGCCGCACGCTGAAAGTGCCCGCCTCGGCCGCCGGACGAAAGGCTTCGTGCCCGTCGTGCTATGGTGTGGTGCAAGTGCCGCAATCGTCGACGGTCACGCCGCCACCGTTGTCGTTTGGTCCACCGACGCAATCGCCACCGTTGCAACCGCTCCCGCCCATGCCGCAGCAACCTCAACCGTTTGGGCAACCGCCGCAGCCTTTTGGCAATCCTCAGCCTTTCGCGCCGCAACCCTTTGCCCAGCAGCCGACGTTTTCGGCTCCGGCCAGCGGCGCGCCAGCATTTTCTCCGCCGCAGCATCATCCGCCGCAACCAGCGCCGGTGGGTGGCATTCACATGTCGCCGCGGGCCGAACCCGGCAAAGAAACGCCGACCAAGAAACTATTCGACCGCATTACCAAGGAAATCGCCAAGCTCTACGTCGGCCAGGATGAACTCGTCCTCGGCGCGCTCGTGGCCCTCTTTTCCAGCGGCCACGTGCTGATCGAAAGCGTCCCCGGCCTCGGCAAGACCTTGTTCGTGCGCACGCTCGGCAAGGTTCTCGGCTGCAACTTCGGCCGCATTCAATTCACGGCCGACTTGATGCCGTCCGACATCACCGGCGCACCGATCTTCGATATGAAGACGCAGGAGTTCCGCTTTCGCCCGGGGCCGGTCTTCACGCAATTTCTGCTGGCCGACGAAATCAACCGCGCACCGGCGAAGACGCACGCGGCGCTCCTCGAAATCATGCAGGAATATCGCGTAACGATCGACGGCGTGAGCCACGTCATCGAAAAGCCGTTCCTGGTGCTCGCCACGCAGAACCCGATTGAATCGGAAGGGACATACAA is drawn from Anatilimnocola floriformis and contains these coding sequences:
- a CDS encoding RDD family protein — its product is MAQRHEQIDSIIRVVTPENIAFEYRLAGPFRRLPALLIDWTITATAIFICAIAIAITFGAFISGGLAEAMISISFFVFRWFYGGLFETFMNGQTPGKRLTGIRVLTTEGQPINGLQAIMRNLFRGADLFLPLPCLGLLVMTLNKRSQRLGDLVSGTIVVVEQNSWLTGVAKLEDPRAIQLAGYLPPNFIVSRPLARALATYVERRRFFSPLRRREVAKHLGEPLLVQFGLPADTSYDLLLCALYYRTFIADRGEDERRLAEATAAAAQVNPFSQPFATPAQFNYKPPPLPQEQMVTIPATPPRQF
- a CDS encoding stage II sporulation protein M — translated: MKVVELLERRRQNWQELERYCDRISQSTLNTAEISRFSALYRAACADLALSNSYQLPENTVQYLHKLVGRAHNQLYRARQFDYKVWAKMLLEDVPQRIFNDRCVQTMFVFFWGFFILSAWLAYSKTAWPEFAEEMLPPQMLEQMQEHFKKPPDGSDRDGDTNLRMAAFYINHNTGIGLQCFVWGLLVVPGLYITAKNAVWLGAAFGYMARPDVPQGEHFFHFVRAHGPFELTAIVLSAGAGLRLGMAWIMPGQLSRGASLQKNGAEMMPVMCAAMLMFLFAALIEGFISPSSAPIWLKSGVCLLSSALLGFYFVVLGFPRRLLNAAR
- a CDS encoding DUF4129 domain-containing protein, producing the protein MKFFAQIVILLAALQCWPGRLCAQEAPARESVKDARNALNGRTPFPFYDSAKDDVKRMNVKAPPDAAPPAKGSTTWTRNGTTPVRGGGGRGGASGLGALLQIIGVALFTAVISAVVYFLVKAFLQGEQTQTEGTKFIDTSSDVDRVEDLPFQIKKPTGDFLSEAQRLYEAGQYSEAIVYLFSYQLVALDKRHVIRLAKGKTNRQYLRETRSREMIKQVLQRTMISFEDVFFGHHNLSRERFEECWRQLDEFHQQLERVEAAAA
- a CDS encoding DUF4350 domain-containing protein, coding for MSAAPTYHSTTEAAAGGNKWTLPAVLVGAVLLVAFLIWLFRSAPELETGYGRRMGNNYRASVNGTIVLSEMFRYSGRTVTSVDRLTPKLRKYQTIVWFPDDFGVPTVEQRQFFEQWLSEGSGRTLIYVGRDYDAATAYWTEIQADAPQDQLDEIKQKRSEAKSKFAEERARMPKEEFARWFVLRDGKARKVTTLAGPWADGIDAKQADISVSSQLDKPTIKDRPKDNKEELPEDFEPLLTSEKETLVARVTDKSWSDGQVIVVANGSMFLNYPLINHENRKLAGKLLDECDPDSQVAFLESGPGGPPIQKKSSEKQDREWPFPLNAIVFHLVMFSLVFCLARSAIFGRARELPLESPSDFGRHISALGKLMQRTKDQAYAYARLQQYRQHGKRDSGKSHKK
- a CDS encoding AAA family ATPase: MPQQPQPFGQPPQPFGNPQPFAPQPFAQQPTFSAPASGAPAFSPPQHHPPQPAPVGGIHMSPRAEPGKETPTKKLFDRITKEIAKLYVGQDELVLGALVALFSSGHVLIESVPGLGKTLFVRTLGKVLGCNFGRIQFTADLMPSDITGAPIFDMKTQEFRFRPGPVFTQFLLADEINRAPAKTHAALLEIMQEYRVTIDGVSHVIEKPFLVLATQNPIESEGTYNLPEAQLDRFMFKLMVNYPQEQEESQILKMHSQQLDLNDRLKHEVETITNQAEILKTVQENAKVRIDDRLIDYVNKIVRRTREWPQFHMGASPRAGLALVQAARTLAAFGGRDYAVPDDVVQIALPALRHRVVLTAEAEVEGQKIDDLLTELIRSVEVPRL